Proteins from a genomic interval of Clostridium scatologenes:
- a CDS encoding ABC transporter ATP-binding protein translates to MLQEKEPILKIKNVTKQFDLEKGKKLTALDNVSLELHSGECLGIVGESGCGKSTLANIITNLETLNSGNIIYNNEDISNISGEKLRQNRKRLQMIFQDPSESFNPRMRIGEIIAEPLLNFKLMNKKEAKIETIKLLQMVGLNEEFMSRYPHELSGGQKQRVAIARALSLKPEIIVCDEATSALDVSIQEQVINLLVDLQKKKGLSYIFIGHDLAVVRNISHRIVVMYLGRIVEVLDSSKLTEASAHPYTKALLSSVFSVKGRNDTEIEIIEGDPPSPSNIPLGCSFNSRCTKCRDICFKEKPELKEIEKGHLVACHLYHEWI, encoded by the coding sequence TTGCTTCAAGAGAAAGAACCGATATTGAAGATAAAGAATGTTACGAAGCAGTTTGATTTAGAAAAGGGAAAAAAATTAACTGCATTGGATAATGTAAGCTTAGAATTACATTCTGGAGAATGTTTGGGAATAGTTGGAGAAAGTGGCTGTGGTAAAAGTACTTTAGCAAATATAATTACCAATTTAGAAACTTTAAATTCAGGAAATATTATATATAATAATGAAGATATTTCTAATATAAGTGGGGAAAAGCTTAGACAAAACCGAAAAAGATTACAGATGATATTTCAAGATCCTTCTGAATCCTTTAATCCACGTATGAGGATTGGAGAAATTATAGCTGAGCCACTTTTAAATTTTAAACTTATGAATAAAAAAGAAGCTAAGATAGAAACAATAAAACTTCTGCAAATGGTGGGATTAAATGAGGAATTTATGAGTAGATATCCTCATGAGTTGAGTGGAGGACAGAAGCAGAGAGTTGCAATAGCAAGAGCTTTATCTTTAAAACCTGAAATTATAGTATGTGATGAAGCTACCTCTGCACTGGATGTTTCAATACAGGAACAGGTGATAAATCTTCTTGTAGACTTGCAGAAAAAGAAAGGATTATCCTATATATTTATTGGTCATGACTTGGCGGTAGTTAGAAACATTAGTCATAGAATTGTGGTAATGTATCTTGGAAGAATTGTTGAAGTACTTGATAGCAGTAAGCTTACTGAAGCTTCAGCTCATCCATATACGAAGGCATTACTATCATCAGTTTTCTCTGTTAAAGGAAGAAATGATACTGAAATAGAGATAATAGAAGGAGATCCACCAAGTCCATCTAATATACCACTAGGTTGTAGTTTTAATTCTAGATGTACAAAATGCAGAGATATATGCTTTAAGGAGAAACCTGAATTAAAAGAAATAGAAAAAGGTCATTTAGTGGCTTGTCATTTATACCATGAATGGATATAG
- the nikB gene encoding nickel ABC transporter permease — protein MNKKQVGRRLLQIFIVLIGISFFTFGLTYLSPGDPAEIMLTECGNLPTPELLKETRAELGLDKPFFIQYGNWVKGVLTGNMGESYSMKVPVVDKLTACFWPTLKLTLTSLLIMIVVSVPLGILSAVHQNKWPDYLIRGITFIGVSIPNFWIGLILLSIFGVTLKWVSVSGGSVDFKALILPAVTLAIAMSAKYTRQVRIAVLDELRQDYVIGARMRGIKEKTILWKHVLPNAMIPLVTLLGLSLGNLLGGTAVVEIIYNWPGMGSMAVKAIACRDYPLVQGYVLWISLLYMGINLLIDLSYNSLDPRLKEEL, from the coding sequence ATGAACAAAAAACAAGTAGGTAGAAGGCTGCTGCAAATTTTTATAGTCTTGATAGGTATTAGTTTTTTTACATTTGGATTAACCTATCTATCGCCAGGTGATCCAGCAGAAATTATGCTAACAGAATGTGGAAATTTACCAACACCTGAACTATTAAAAGAAACAAGAGCAGAGCTTGGATTGGATAAACCGTTTTTTATACAATATGGAAACTGGGTCAAAGGTGTTCTTACTGGGAATATGGGAGAATCCTATTCTATGAAAGTACCAGTTGTAGATAAATTAACAGCTTGTTTTTGGCCTACATTAAAACTGACTTTAACGTCATTGCTTATTATGATAGTCGTATCAGTGCCACTAGGAATTTTATCAGCAGTTCATCAGAATAAGTGGCCAGATTATCTAATTAGAGGAATTACCTTCATTGGAGTTTCTATCCCCAATTTTTGGATTGGTTTAATTTTATTGAGTATTTTTGGCGTTACTCTAAAGTGGGTATCTGTTTCAGGAGGAAGCGTAGATTTTAAAGCATTAATTCTTCCGGCAGTAACTTTGGCTATTGCAATGTCAGCAAAATATACAAGGCAAGTTCGTATAGCTGTCTTAGATGAGCTGCGTCAAGACTATGTAATTGGTGCACGTATGAGAGGAATTAAAGAAAAGACAATTCTTTGGAAGCATGTGCTACCCAATGCTATGATTCCTCTTGTTACATTGCTAGGACTCTCTCTAGGAAACCTTTTAGGAGGAACTGCAGTGGTAGAGATAATTTATAACTGGCCAGGTATGGGAAGTATGGCTGTAAAGGCTATAGCTTGTAGAGACTATCCTCTAGTACAAGGCTATGTATTGTGGATATCTCTTCTGTACATGGGAATTAACTTGCTTATAGACCTTTCCTATAATAGTCTAGATCCTAGATTGAAGGAGGAACTGTAG
- a CDS encoding MATE family efflux transporter, with product MSNLKKNANLTEGIIWKQVLFFALPLIAASIIQQLYNTVDLIFVGNYLGKEAAAAVGASSLIVTCLVGFFTGMSVGSSVIIANIFGSGKKGKVKDAIHTAIGLSFLGGIVLFIIGYIGAPYFLKWMNVPQEILKPAVSYIRIYFLSLISLITYNMGSGIIRAMGNSKTPMYIQLVGGIVHVLMDAVFIVIFENGVNGVAWATFLSQAINAVLILYYLKHTDSEYRLQFKKIRIHKEVLLPILKIGIPSGLQSIVITLSNVFAQYHINSLGVEAIVAFTAYFKVELPIYLPIVALGQAITTFSGQNMGAGNIERVKKGAKVCILMGIGITIVSSTLLLIFGRQAFGIFNHDRVVIDYGIRIIRTSFPFYWIYVILEVLGDTIRGAGKATPPMVIILSNICVLRIVLLFVIMDFYHDVRGVAITYPITWAIAALCMLVYYLKGSWTKNFNY from the coding sequence ATGAGTAATTTGAAGAAGAATGCTAATTTAACAGAGGGCATTATATGGAAACAAGTGTTGTTTTTTGCACTGCCACTGATTGCAGCAAGCATTATTCAACAATTATATAATACAGTGGATTTAATTTTTGTTGGGAATTATCTTGGCAAAGAAGCTGCAGCAGCAGTTGGAGCTAGTTCTTTGATAGTTACCTGCCTGGTAGGATTTTTTACAGGTATGTCAGTAGGATCAAGCGTTATCATTGCTAATATCTTTGGTTCAGGGAAAAAAGGAAAGGTAAAAGATGCAATACATACAGCAATAGGATTGAGTTTTCTTGGAGGAATAGTACTTTTTATTATTGGTTATATAGGTGCACCTTATTTTTTAAAGTGGATGAATGTTCCACAAGAAATACTGAAACCAGCTGTTTCTTATATAAGAATTTATTTTTTAAGTCTTATTTCCCTTATTACCTATAACATGGGTTCTGGTATTATACGTGCCATGGGCAATTCGAAAACACCAATGTATATACAACTTGTCGGAGGAATTGTTCATGTATTAATGGATGCAGTGTTTATAGTTATTTTTGAAAATGGTGTTAATGGAGTTGCATGGGCAACGTTTCTATCGCAGGCTATCAATGCTGTGCTGATATTATATTATTTGAAACATACAGATAGTGAATATAGATTGCAATTTAAAAAAATACGAATACATAAAGAAGTACTGTTACCTATTCTTAAGATTGGAATACCATCAGGTCTTCAAAGTATTGTAATAACATTATCTAATGTTTTTGCACAATATCATATTAATAGTTTGGGGGTAGAAGCAATCGTTGCATTTACAGCATATTTTAAAGTAGAATTGCCTATTTACCTTCCAATTGTAGCACTTGGACAGGCAATTACAACATTTTCCGGGCAGAATATGGGTGCAGGAAATATTGAAAGGGTAAAAAAAGGAGCAAAGGTATGTATACTAATGGGAATAGGTATAACAATAGTATCAAGTACACTTTTGTTGATATTTGGGCGTCAAGCTTTTGGAATATTTAATCATGACAGGGTGGTAATTGATTATGGAATTAGAATAATTAGAACTTCATTTCCCTTCTATTGGATTTATGTTATTTTGGAAGTGTTAGGTGATACCATAAGAGGTGCAGGAAAAGCAACTCCTCCAATGGTGATTATATTATCAAATATATGTGTACTTAGAATTGTACTGCTCTTTGTTATAATGGATTTTTATCATGATGTTCGAGGAGTAGCAATTACATATCCCATAACTTGGGCGATAGCAGCATTATGTATGCTTGTTTATTATTTAAAAGGCAGTTGGACGAAGAATTTCAATTATTAA
- a CDS encoding ABC transporter ATP-binding protein: protein MMSMKLLDINNVSIKYRGQEPTVKNINMSVNSKEIIGIVGESGSGKSTLIRAILGLLPKGASICSGDIIFKDKNLLKYSKKEWQEIRGNRMAMIFQNAGGSLTPIKKIGDQFIESIRSHSSITKADAYEKAVHMLGKMRLPDTERIMNSYPFELSGGMKQRVAIAMAMTMEPEILLADEPTSALDVTVQAQVVRQMMELKNNFNTSIIIVTHNMGVAAYMCDKIGVIHKGELVEWGTKEQVIDNPKCEYTKKLLAAIPELEGSNFASRERTDIEDKECYEAV, encoded by the coding sequence ATGATGAGTATGAAATTATTGGATATAAACAACGTATCTATAAAGTATAGAGGACAAGAACCTACTGTAAAAAACATAAACATGTCAGTTAACAGCAAAGAAATAATAGGAATAGTAGGTGAAAGTGGCAGTGGAAAATCAACACTTATACGTGCTATATTAGGCCTTTTGCCTAAAGGAGCTTCTATTTGCTCAGGAGATATAATTTTTAAAGATAAAAATCTTCTCAAGTATTCTAAAAAAGAATGGCAAGAAATACGTGGCAATAGAATGGCAATGATATTTCAGAATGCAGGAGGGTCATTAACTCCTATTAAAAAGATTGGTGACCAATTTATTGAAAGTATAAGAAGTCATTCTAGTATTACAAAAGCTGATGCATATGAGAAAGCTGTCCATATGCTCGGAAAAATGCGCTTGCCTGATACAGAGCGTATAATGAATTCTTATCCATTTGAATTAAGTGGAGGTATGAAGCAGAGGGTAGCCATAGCTATGGCAATGACTATGGAACCTGAAATTTTATTAGCTGATGAACCAACAAGTGCTCTGGATGTAACAGTACAGGCACAAGTAGTTAGACAGATGATGGAGCTTAAAAATAATTTTAATACAAGTATAATAATAGTTACGCACAATATGGGGGTAGCAGCCTATATGTGTGACAAAATAGGAGTAATACATAAGGGGGAATTAGTTGAATGGGGAACAAAAGAACAGGTGATAGATAATCCTAAATGTGAATACACTAAAAAGCTGTTAGCAGCAATACCTGAATTGGAGGGAAGTAATTTTGCTTCAAGAGAAAGAACCGATATTGAAGATAAAGAATGTTACGAAGCAGTTTGA
- a CDS encoding ABC transporter substrate-binding protein has protein sequence MKIKLKRKLALIFTTVLLCTSFTACKGGSSADKSSSEKPKSITFGFNQFPTNLDPAIEFNGWYPSRFGIGETLVKLNADMKIEPLLADSWKRADDLTWKFHIREGVKFHNGKAVNAEAVKSSLERALKLNKRTQDILLVNTITANGQDLIITTKTPHEALLGNIADPLTTIVDTSQPEDSFAKAPICTGPFKVKSYTANSTVVVEKNKDYWGDKAKVDEATFKYIKDDNTRAMALQSGEIDAATNIPSNNLALFADKSKYNTDKIASLRIIMAYINFNNEFLKDPAVRKAISLGIDRDTYGKTLLKGSSVAAIGPFPGSLPFGNKNLTGYKYDKAAAAKLLSDAGYKDTDGDGILEKDGKKLTLNLALYTTRSELPVLGEAMQAQLKEIGISTKLQSYESVAQVLKSKNFDLCLLSVNTAVTGDPQSFLQTYFKTGGSENYGGYSNPEVDALIDKLATEQNTESRYDVATKVQQKLIDDNAYTFIVSPMLNIISKNTVSGLKMYPLDYYILDNKVSIK, from the coding sequence ATGAAAATTAAATTAAAAAGAAAATTAGCATTAATATTTACAACAGTTTTATTATGTACAAGCTTTACTGCTTGTAAAGGAGGAAGTTCTGCTGATAAGAGCAGCAGTGAAAAGCCAAAAAGTATTACCTTTGGTTTTAATCAGTTTCCAACTAATTTAGATCCTGCTATTGAATTTAATGGTTGGTATCCCTCAAGATTTGGTATAGGTGAAACTTTAGTTAAATTAAATGCTGATATGAAAATAGAACCGCTTCTTGCTGATTCATGGAAAAGAGCAGATGATTTAACATGGAAATTCCATATTAGAGAAGGAGTTAAGTTTCATAATGGTAAAGCAGTTAATGCTGAAGCTGTAAAATCATCTCTTGAAAGAGCATTAAAGTTAAATAAAAGAACACAGGATATATTATTGGTTAACACAATAACTGCAAATGGACAAGATCTTATAATAACTACCAAAACTCCCCATGAAGCACTTTTAGGAAATATTGCAGACCCTCTTACTACAATAGTTGATACTAGCCAACCTGAGGATAGTTTTGCTAAAGCTCCTATATGTACTGGACCTTTCAAAGTTAAATCCTATACTGCAAATTCAACAGTAGTAGTAGAAAAAAATAAAGATTACTGGGGAGATAAAGCTAAGGTAGATGAAGCAACCTTTAAATATATTAAAGATGATAATACTCGTGCTATGGCTCTGCAGTCTGGTGAGATTGATGCTGCAACTAACATTCCAAGCAACAATCTAGCATTATTTGCGGATAAGTCTAAATATAATACAGATAAAATTGCAAGCTTAAGAATAATTATGGCCTATATAAATTTTAATAATGAGTTTTTAAAAGATCCAGCAGTACGTAAAGCTATATCTTTAGGAATTGATAGAGATACTTATGGTAAAACACTGCTTAAAGGTAGTTCTGTAGCTGCAATTGGGCCTTTCCCAGGATCATTACCTTTTGGAAACAAGAATCTTACAGGCTATAAATATGATAAGGCAGCAGCAGCTAAGCTTTTAAGCGATGCAGGCTATAAAGATACAGATGGTGATGGTATATTAGAAAAGGATGGTAAAAAATTAACATTAAATTTAGCATTATATACAACTCGTTCAGAGTTACCTGTACTTGGAGAAGCAATGCAAGCTCAGCTTAAAGAAATAGGTATAAGCACTAAGTTACAATCTTATGAATCTGTTGCTCAAGTTTTAAAAAGTAAGAATTTTGACCTTTGTTTATTAAGTGTAAATACAGCAGTAACAGGAGATCCTCAATCTTTTCTACAGACATATTTTAAAACTGGAGGAAGTGAAAATTATGGAGGATATAGTAATCCAGAAGTTGATGCTTTAATTGATAAATTAGCAACAGAACAAAATACTGAATCAAGATATGATGTTGCTACAAAGGTACAGCAGAAACTTATAGATGATAATGCATATACGTTCATTGTTTCACCAATGCTTAATATAATTAGTAAAAATACTGTTAGTGGATTAAAAATGTATCCTCTTGACTATTATATTTTAGATAACAAGGTAAGTATAAAATAG